The genome window AAAtcattttttcttcaaaatttcacataTAAACTTTTTGTAAAACGACActgaccacgcacgcaagtcataaatcatcaaataaaattatgagaAGTCTCATAACACATAAAAAAGAGATCTAGTACTTAAATCGACAGATCAGATCGTCACACAAAGGCTTTAAACATTTCAAAAGGGAGTTAGCATGTATTCTTTTCGTCGTAATTTATATAACATATACTTCATTTGTATAAGGAACACTTTATCCTTGGACATAATTTTCAAACAATTATCGTTCATTCATTTTTAAtttatgtgatataatttgaatCGACACGAAGTttagaaaaaataaagattttttaaatttatgatcttaaacatgtcataatatttgtgtgactgTAAAACTTTTATAACTTGTGGCCTTAAATCTGACATAACATTTATGTGACTATAAAaaatctcattaagggtaaatgGGGAGTGTAAAGTTaattgtttccaaatataaaaatatgttaTTCTTTTTACACAGATTAATAAGAGAATAATGTCATATAAACTGGAATAAAGGGAATACATTTTATGTAACCTTGACTTCTTTCTcaaactaaaataaaaaatttaaaaaataataaataaagtgtgcGTCGAAATATAAGAAAAGTTCGTTCCACTTAAAGCATAAAAGAGTCATTTAtagtggcggagccagaattttcatTAAGGGGAGTCAGAATATAAAGAAACAAACTCACCAAGAAGTCAATGggtgtcattatatagtatatatacatatttaaaaaaatattaccgagctatacagtgtaattttcctGCAAAGGGGTGTCACCGACACCCCTTTggtgcatgtggctccgccactggtcATTTACAATATTGAACTTAAGAAAGTGTCCTTTTTAAAATCTCTTATGGGTAAAAGATaaatctcttatgtgtaaaagtaaatcaCTCATgcgtaaaaaagaagaagataaagatcataaaactaaaaacaaatatataaaaatccaaaactattatACTCTTTTCTTATTCAAACAAAGGGACTGACAAATAAGAGTTAGATATTGATGACCTCTCTCATTGTGTCAAATTCTTTTACATTAGTTACTCTGAATTTTTCTCAAACTTATATAAATCCTTTTTAACTTCTAAAATTTCGCAAAAATCATTATTTGAAAGGAACTATGTCACGAATAGCGTAAAACAGAACGGAAGTCCCAATTTAAATTTTTAAAGGAGTAGAAACAAATGTTCAAAACTAAGGTTGCATTTGCTTCTCAAAAAGTATTTGTTTCTTTCTCAATAAAAATTGAACTCAAttctttaaatattcaaaaattcAAAACCTGAATTTGataatccttttttttttaaaaaaaaaacatatcaAACAACACCTTTTTTCTAAAATAACAAATGGAGTATTGAGTTTGCAGCCAAATCAGTTATTGAAAACTTCGAACAATCGCCACCTGCTCTACATAAACGTATTAATATAAGGAacagtttttacaaaacaaattGGTCCAAAATAAGTTTTTTAAAAATTTGGAAAGAAACTCCAATCACTCTAGGAAAACTTATTAAATGGATCGGTTTCACCACTTTCCAACCACTTTGACTGGAGACACGGAACTGGTTCATTAATGCAAAGACAaaagaatcatgaaaattaaggatcATTTAAGCAGAGCTTCAGAGGTTTCTTCTATTGATGACAAAAGCTAAAAATCTTAGGGTAggccacaagtcataaatacaaaTTCTACAGTAACCAAATTATAATAGCATGTCATGATAACCAAATTTACCCTTTTTCTCTAACAAATTACAAATAGCTGGACCTGGACAGACCCGAATGTGTAACCAAAGTTTGGTTCATTTGGTCTCAAAGAATCAAAACATGTGGAAAAAAAACTTGGAGACCATAATATGTATAGCGCGgtatttcaccgcgctataccttaacggcacgtttgtccgttaaggtatagcgcgatGAAATACCGCGTTATATTTGAACTTTAAATGGGCTGGAAGGTATAGCGCATATGTACCGCGCTATAGTATATCGCGGTATATATAAACGCTATACCTAGATAAAAAAACGTGCAAGTCTCCTTCCCCACATACGCGAACCAGAACACCCCCCTCCTTTCTAGCGGTTCCCCCCACcatttttaaccaaaaaaaatcAGTTGGAATCCACCGATCCCACAAAAAGTCTAGATTCTCGGTCCCACATCGTATCTAAGGTGTTATCTCGTAGTGGGTTGCGttcggctccaaatcaccaaatcttcaacttttcaaaaaattaaaatcgaggtattccgacttatttttttgttaaaactcatgtataaaaaatgtCTAATAATTCTTACTGTGTTCTATGttatttcgtgattgttttgcgatttaattaatttgttattttttatccgcaTTATATTATTAGTGTGATAAAAAAtttagtaaaatagagaaattattattagttttaaaaaaatattaattagtttaTTTTTACAAtgtgaatgtgtccatttcacaattgtgggtgccagagacatgataataatatgaacaaaagatacaatacgtgaccccgggatgaagtggcgctcaccaagtctgctgggaagagggcATACCACTATTGCTGATCAATACTGcctactatggaaccacctgcatctatataaagatgcagcgcccccggcaaaagggacgctaGTGCtctcgaatagtactagtatgtaaaactaaactccatctcaatagaatgaataataatacaagggggaacaatcaagaattcaataagagcttcaaataatgctaaaacatcaagttaaggatcacataagttttcaagtcaatttccatgttgtTAGGTTAGGTggtctttagtgccgatataccataattcataataccaccgtattcttacacggagtccgatcatatttacccacaacccacatatttgttttcagcTTTCTCGCACCCAGCATCCAATTACAGCCcgtaaaccatctacgacaaataaccttgtatacatccggagatgactcacgaACCACGATCTCACGACACTTTTTTTGTTGTACATTTgcaccgccctgcttaggcgcactttatcagcaaaaagcatgccctttgacaacaccgttgctctagattcatcccacattgctgtccgaatttcatcaagatcccttgtgagggcatcaaCATCCGGCATACTTGATAAATGATCAAGATAgggaatcttccttgaatgaaacgatacgtgggactcgtacactcttagtctaacgggaggtggaacatgctccctcgtcaaatcaggttcaaCATTCTCTTCCTCTTCcacatcaccctcatcagggaagggtgtgtcatctccagactcatcatcattgttgtcataatcactatgctgttcctgactctgcgcatctgccagatcccgattaaatatgtcatcttcgggtaattgagtaaggacaggacctcaagttgctcgttttcactgcacaaccattaaaataatgagtttctcaaattgattcaaactttacatatagctttatcacttcacttacaaatcataatgtgttgatatcccatgatgaaCATTATCTAGTtgatgatgactcccggatggaccaccatgatccaacacaccaaaactaggcatattccaattgggcattggttcataacttgtaaaattcatatttgGCCGGTACCcgctgtggaatatatgagtgttaatacaaattcaatacataaaaataaacatcgtaacacaaaggaaaattaaaatttatcactcggcttgtggattatgtaaactaggggagaaattatttcctcgcttcTCATTCGCccatggagataagtttagatcaagccaaactctttcacccggaacctgttcggctaaaactgctccaaaataatcacccgatgattgagggctatccctactttgcggaacctcattattgcgaacgtcttcagccttgacgtacatttccaacatttttatcacaagatatTCCCGATGTTCATCcgaagtcctcaaaaaatctctgagtttcatcgtcttcgatgttaaactcagcataacaagcaaccccttgtgGAGTAACAGAATACAAATATCTTctggttactttaatattcaccgaacatttgctcacactcatttttgtacataacaacgataccaatgtatcgtactccattgtaagtggcaacttaacatgacactgtggagaacaactatagcgtactgagttattctccaccacaacctcacccccccaatataatgaaaccctaattcttcgctcttcagacaatatgacaaaatgcaaaataacttaacgaacaaatatttcggaagatTTGAAGGATTCTGAATGGATTATTACAAAATCCTGAAACtatttaaataaagaaaaaattgaTGTATAGCGCGTTAAATATGCGCGCtatacccagttgaattattGGTCTGTCAATTAAGTACAGAAGGGCCCAACTTTTACGTATAGCGCGATATTTAACTGCGTTATACCCTGTAGAATTACTGATGTGTCAGTTAACTCCAGAAGAATTATCGGTGGGCCCAATACCGctctataccttaacggacaaatgtATCGTTAAAGTATAGTGCGGTGAATAATCACGCTATACATATTATATTATGGTGGCCAGTTTGTTTTCCACATATTATGGTTCTTTACATTTTGGTTCCCCGCTCGGACAGACCTGTTATacaaaaaggtaaaaatcctcaTGCAAACATTTACTGCACACAAATTTGCTTTCACCATAAATTCCAAGACCTGCAAATGATGTAGCAGCAGTCAGTCCATTCACGTTGAGACAAGCTTCATCATGATAAAGGTCAGAAGCTGCATTGGTTTCTGCTACAATAGCCATCAATGGGAAAGGGAAACCACAATAATCCTAATGGGAAGAGTGGGTGAGGATTAAACATGAAATCTAACTCCACTTGCACTCTTTAAGTTGATTTTGTTTTTAAATCGCCAGTGTTTGCACACCTCAATCATTCTACGGGATATATTCTCATTGATTAATATGCTCGTGAAAGGTTCCTATCGGAGGCGGATGTAACATAATATCAACGGGTTCAACTGGACTCATTAACTTTTGAGGCGgaacataaatttatgtgtaaaagttTACTAAAATTTAAAtaagtagatatgaacccataactttaaaaatataataggttcaatactaaaaatcttaaaagctgAACTCATTAAGTTTAAATCCTAAATTCGCCTATGGTTCCTGTACCACTCCTTACACAATAATAGTCCTACCCCTCAACAAAaagataaataaaaattaatacgTGACACATCAATAAGATTATGTTAAAAGCGTACTCAATGTTTTGATAAATAATTGTTGATCAAGGCAGAAACATGCTGAGCTACCCATAATGAGCCAACCTCCGTGCAAGAAAAAGCATGAGTATAACCCCCTCGTTCAACTGCTAGGACAGCACCTGGAACATTATTGGATATCTGTAACCACAAAACTCGCATTTAGCAATAGAAAATTGGTTCTGTAAAATGTGATTAGCCATTTACTAGTGTGATTGCTTTACGAGAGAAAGGCCGTCAATAAAGAAAATctgtttgtttatagatttttTGCCCAAAAATACGTTGTCAATCTCCAATTTCATTAAACAAATGAGTTAATCCACTTCCTGTTTCTTTGAAAATTGATCAAACAATTATGGTTTCGAGTAAGGTAATCAAGTTGTGGCAGGAGATTACATCCTTCAGCAACACCAATAGAATTTACGACTAGATAcatttgttcttaatagtaaatTTATAAATATTAGTTTCAAGCTTAAAATATTATGGAGGGACATTAGatgataaaaaaattaataatgaATAGAATGATAACCTACGAAATCATACTTGATGTCTTAAACATCATGCTCATTTCTCTTACTTTCAAGATGCAGTAATTTCGACCGTACtgtagaattgaactagaaatccTGGATTTTATCTCTTTCTAGAAACTCATTAAATTACTTCTTACAGTCTTCAACTAGACATAAGCTCAAAAAAACCAGTTCTCACAGTATGCACAACAGTCTGGAATGGAAACGACGATAAAGCATAAATAGTTTTCAAAATGCTAATCAGATTCGGATCGACCATTAATAAGACACCATAGAGAGTAAATCTTTGTAGTTTCACATTGCAAACATAAAAGGAGAAAATATGCGCAATGAAATAAGACATTATTTACCTCTTCATAAATATGTAAGGGACCCCAATGATCGTCGACGCCAAACAAAAATGCCATCTGACTTTTCTTTTCCCTCATAAATGACCAATCAGGTACTTCAGAAAGCTAATCCAGAAGGGGAAAAAATCATAATCAGGATAGACTGAGAAAACTTCTATGGAGGAATTCAGATGTGTACGGATTTGGGGCAGTTGGGGgaaatttctttctttttggtcATGTTTTAGCTTGCCGTTTAAAGCTTTTCTATGGGAGTATTCCTGCTTGTCATGCAGCAGTTTTGCAACAAAAATCACAGGTTTTTCCACCTTTATGAAAAATTACGGTCTATAACAATCTCTTCCATAGGCACCATCATCTTTAACAAGAATATTTTGCATGAAAGATGTAACGGGTACCCTTGGAGCAGTCATGATAATGTGACAAGGAGAAACTTACCTTTTCAAATTCGGTCATTGCCATGTATAGAATGTTCTGAATGGTATGGTACTGAAAAGCATATTGCAGTTGCCAACAATTATTAGTATTAAAGCTAACAATAGATATAGATGGCTGATTTCACAATATCTAATATCACAAAGAATAGAAAGCAAAGTTCGTTTCTCGACCAAAACTGTAACAAAACAAATGAAGAAAAGGGAGTTAAATGATTTTGTACTTCAACATGTGCTCCTCAAGGTTACAGCAAGTAGAACTAGAAGAAAACCACAGCCATCAAGGTATAATTTTTTTAACCCACTCCATTGACCATGGGTGATTAGAACTGAGGTGTAATTATTCTCGTAAGAGTTAGGATTTGTCCATGTTTGACTACATAAGTCATCTTaagtttgatggctttgaaagggtaaaaaagacaatGATCTTTACCATCGACGTGCTTTGACTTTTCAAATTTGTTTAGATAAGAACTTTGACTTGGCATTTCGGGGAAGAATTAACTTACAGATCAACTTGGCAAGTCGAACTCATTGCTTATTCATCCAAAACAAAAATGAGTAACCGGTTGATCTAATACTTCAGATCTGATTACCAACAGTGTTAAAGAGAATCAGAAGAAATTGACCCTCACCCTGAGGACATGTTTACAGAGAGCCTCCACTGCAGGTGGGGACCAGGACTTCCCCACAGATGTTTTCACCAGAAATCTGGAGATCCAGGCTGGTAACAGTGCCAGAATTGTTGCAAGTGAGCTTAGGCCCGTACATAAAGTGCGAGATCTACAGAAGTTATAACCGAAGAACATCAAATTTTGTCACTGTAATTGCATGAGGAAAACAATGCCTACACAAATGTCACACACAAACAGGAAAAGTAATGGTAATATACTCAAAAATAAAAGTGCCTCTAGATTTGTTTATTGGATACTTTGAATAGATGCCACATATTCAGTCCTAAATGAATAAACTAGAAACTGTCAAAACTCTAAATCCACAATTCAAGCTCAAAGAGATTCGTAAAACAAGATAAACAAAAAACAAAACAGTGACAATAACCAGTTGCAAACAACCAGCAGATTGGACATACAAACTAGAAGAACAGAAGTTACAGGTcgaaaaataaaagcaactatAGCTAGTGACTAGTAGGAAATGTTTATCAAGTCATATGATCTGCAAagagaatttgaaattttaaacAAAAAGCAATCTGATATTCTGATCACACATGCTCACTGCCCGAAGTAATGTGATATTAATGGGATTCTATAACTGTTTCATTGAGAATTGAAAACAAAGGTTCAGTAGTCTGCAGTACGAGAAAAAGCAAAAAACTGATTGGTCTTCAAAAGGCAAGGAAGGAAAATAAACAGCTAAAGTACAAAGCTCTCACTTCACATAGGAAACAGACAAGGAAAAAATCAAAGAGATTTACACTGCAATCTTCTTAATAATAGCTTGTGTTGAAGACTTGGTGTTTACAGCTAGAAATGGATACAAGCAAATGCAGTATGTCACCtagaaaaaaatagaaatatcAGAATGAGGATTTTGGGGGGAAAAGGCATAATAGTGAAAAACCTTGTACCCAATATAAAGAGGATGTAGTCTTCACCTTTTCCTGGAATCTCCGAAAAATGTCCAGAGATATGTATGAGCCAATAGAATGACCAACCTAAGAACGGAAatcaaaatcacaacaca of Nicotiana tomentosiformis chromosome 7, ASM39032v3, whole genome shotgun sequence contains these proteins:
- the LOC104121431 gene encoding uncharacterized protein isoform X6 codes for the protein MLLPPITRSFSFFHSRRLISSKCRNSQMGPENLSLIDKRHRASFRLCNVSGYKTDLLEIHAKDPKFHVLFIPGNPGVISFYVDFLESLYDLLDGAASVTAISHIGQTEKNWERGRLFSLQEQTDHKVGHSIGSYISLDIFRRFQEKVTYCICLYPFLAVNTKSSTQAIIKKIAVSRTLCTGLSSLATILALLPAWISRFLVKTSVGKSWSPPAVEALCKHVLRYHTIQNILYMAMTEFEKLSEVPDWSFMREKKSQMAFLFGVDDHWGPLHIYEEISNNVPGAVLAVERGGYTHAFSCTEVGSLWVAQHVSALINNYLSKH
- the LOC104121431 gene encoding uncharacterized protein isoform X5, which codes for MLLPPITRSFSFFHSRFRRLISSKCRNSQMGPENLSLIDKRHRASFRLCNVSGYKTDLLEIHAKDPKFHVLFIPGNPGVISFYVDFLESLYDLLDGAASVTAISHIGQTEKNWERGRLFSLQEQTDHKVGHSIGSYISLDIFRRFQEKVTYCICLYPFLAVNTKSSTQAIIKKIAVSRTLCTGLSSLATILALLPAWISRFLVKTSVGKSWSPPAVEALCKHVLRYHTIQNILYMAMTEFEKLSEVPDWSFMREKKSQMAFLFGVDDHWGPLHIYEEISNNVPGAVLAVERGGYTHAFSCTEVGSLWVAQHVSALINNYLSKH
- the LOC104121431 gene encoding uncharacterized protein isoform X2; this encodes MLLPPITRSFSFFHSRRLISSKCRNSQMGPENLSLIDKRHRASFRLCNVSGYKTDLLEIHAKDPKFHVLFIPGNPGVISFYVDFLESLYDLLDGAASVTAISHIGQTEKNWERGRLFSLQEQTDHKLNFIEHELQDVEVPLVLVGHSIGSYISLDIFRRFQEKVTYCICLYPFLAVNTKSSTQAIIKKIAVSRTLCTGLSSLATILALLPAWISRFLVKTSVGKSWSPPAVEALCKHVLRYHTIQNILYMAMTEFEKLSEVPDWSFMREKKSQMAFLFGVDDHWGPLHIYEEISNNVPGAVLAVERGGYTHAFSCTEVGSLWVAQHVSALINNYLSKH
- the LOC104121431 gene encoding uncharacterized protein isoform X1; translated protein: MLLPPITRSFSFFHSRFRRLISSKCRNSQMGPENLSLIDKRHRASFRLCNVSGYKTDLLEIHAKDPKFHVLFIPGNPGVISFYVDFLESLYDLLDGAASVTAISHIGQTEKNWERGRLFSLQEQTDHKLNFIEHELQDVEVPLVLVGHSIGSYISLDIFRRFQEKVTYCICLYPFLAVNTKSSTQAIIKKIAVSRTLCTGLSSLATILALLPAWISRFLVKTSVGKSWSPPAVEALCKHVLRYHTIQNILYMAMTEFEKLSEVPDWSFMREKKSQMAFLFGVDDHWGPLHIYEEISNNVPGAVLAVERGGYTHAFSCTEVGSLWVAQHVSALINNYLSKH
- the LOC104121431 gene encoding uncharacterized protein isoform X3 — translated: MLLPPITRSFSFFHSRLISSKCRNSQMGPENLSLIDKRHRASFRLCNVSGYKTDLLEIHAKDPKFHVLFIPGNPGVISFYVDFLESLYDLLDGAASVTAISHIGQTEKNWERGRLFSLQEQTDHKLNFIEHELQDVEVPLVLVGHSIGSYISLDIFRRFQEKVTYCICLYPFLAVNTKSSTQAIIKKIAVSRTLCTGLSSLATILALLPAWISRFLVKTSVGKSWSPPAVEALCKHVLRYHTIQNILYMAMTEFEKLSEVPDWSFMREKKSQMAFLFGVDDHWGPLHIYEEISNNVPGAVLAVERGGYTHAFSCTEVGSLWVAQHVSALINNYLSKH
- the LOC104121431 gene encoding uncharacterized protein isoform X4, encoding MLLPPITRSFSFFHSRFRRLISSKCRNSQMGPENLSLIDKRHRASFRLCNVSGYKTDLLEIHAKDPKFHVLFIPGNPGVISFYVDFLESLYDLLDGAASVTAISHIGQTEKNWERGRLFSLQEQTDHKLNFIEHELQDVEVPLVLVGHSIGSYISLDIFRRFQEKVTYCICLYPFLAVNTKSSTQAIIKKIAVSRTLCTGLSSLATILALLPAWISRFLVKTSVGKSWSPPAVEALCKHVLRLSEVPDWSFMREKKSQMAFLFGVDDHWGPLHIYEEISNNVPGAVLAVERGGYTHAFSCTEVGSLWVAQHVSALINNYLSKH
- the LOC104121431 gene encoding uncharacterized protein isoform X7: MLLPPITRSFSFFHSRFRRLISSKCRNSQMGPENLSLIDKRHRASFRLCNVSGYKTDLLEIHAKDPKFHVLFIPGNPGVISFYVDFLESLYDLLDGAASVTGKIQFHLYWTITTWIARFTQSRTLVKQKRIGSAEGCFHCKNKPITRLVILLAHTYLWTFFGDSRKRSRTLCTGLSSLATILALLPAWISRFLVKTSVGKSWSPPAVEALCKHVLRYHTIQNILYMAMTEFEKLSEVPDWSFMREKKSQMAFLFGVDDHWGPLHIYEEISNNVPGAVLAVERGGYTHAFSCTEVGSLWVAQHVSALINNYLSKH
- the LOC104121431 gene encoding uncharacterized protein isoform X8; its protein translation is MLLPPITRSFSFFHSRFRRLISSKCRNSQMGPENLSLIDKRHRASFRLCNVSGYKTDLLEIHAKDPKFHVLFIPGNPGVISFYVDFLESLYDLLDGAASVTAISHIGQTEKNWERGRLFSLQEQTDHKLNFIEHELQDVEVPLVLVGHSIGSYISLDIFRRFQEKVTYCICLYPFLAVNTKSSTQAIIKKIAVSRTLCTGLSSLATILALLPAWISRFLVKTSVGKSWSPPAVEALCKHVLRYHTIQNILYMAMTEFEKLSEVPDWSFMREKKSQMAFLFGVDDHWGPLHIYEEFCGYRYPIMFQVLS